From Vogesella sp. XCS3, the proteins below share one genomic window:
- a CDS encoding Lrp/AsnC ligand binding domain-containing protein: MKPQRTIDRSRQLDKVDIKILQLLQANARIAMTELAEKVGLSTTPCTERVRRLEREGVIEGYHARLNPQALGASLLVFVEIKLSAKSGDIFDAFRREVQKLPDVQECHLVSGEYDYLLKVRLPDMSMYRKILGDILLKLPQANESRSYVVMEEVKETLQLNLEA; the protein is encoded by the coding sequence GTGAAACCGCAACGCACAATAGACAGATCACGCCAGCTGGACAAAGTGGACATCAAAATCCTGCAGCTGCTGCAGGCCAACGCCCGCATCGCCATGACAGAGCTGGCAGAAAAGGTGGGGCTGTCCACCACCCCCTGCACCGAGCGCGTGCGCCGACTGGAACGCGAAGGCGTGATCGAGGGCTACCACGCCCGCCTGAACCCCCAGGCACTGGGCGCCAGCCTGCTGGTGTTCGTGGAGATCAAGCTCTCAGCCAAGTCCGGCGACATCTTCGACGCCTTCCGCCGCGAAGTACAGAAGCTGCCCGACGTGCAGGAGTGCCACCTGGTATCGGGCGAATATGACTACTTATTAAAGGTGCGCTTACCCGACATGTCCATGTACCGCAAGATTCTGGGCGACATCCTGCTAAAGCTGCCGCAAGCGAACGAATCGCGCAGTTACGTGGTCATGGAAGAA